In Mercurialis annua linkage group LG5, ddMerAnnu1.2, whole genome shotgun sequence, a single genomic region encodes these proteins:
- the LOC126683349 gene encoding alkylated DNA repair protein ALKBH8 homolog: MGLTRPRFVKPKGVDEQSNPNLYIANCGPAVGISYEMIESVFRSFGEVKGVYAADESGARVIVSYFEVGPAQSAFNSLNGKSCPQFGGRSLHIRFSALQPTGESKVNDSIPVSLVASELNIPGLCLLPDFVSAEEEQELLAAVDAQPWKNLAKRRVQHYGYEFCYETRNVDTKKQLGEFPPFVSSVLERIFSFPQLGESANLVLDQLTVNEYPRGVGLSPHIDTHSAFEGLIFSLSLAGPCIMEFRRYLDGSWTPTASSSTDRIVESHDNGTNLVRRAIYLPPRSMLLLSREARYAWQHYIPHHKIDKVNDSVVERGSRRVSFTFRKVRDCPCQCEFPQYCDSRR; the protein is encoded by the exons ATGGGTCTAACAAGACCAAGATTTGTGAAGCCTAAGGGGGTTGATGAGCAATCAAACCCTAATCTTTATATAGCAAACTGTGGACCAGCTGTTGGAATTTCTTATGAAATGATTGAATCAGTGTTTAGGAGTTTTGGTGAAGTCAAAGGTGTTTATGCTGCTGATGAGAGTGGCGCCCGTGTTATTGTTTCGTATTTCGAAGTTGGTCCTGCTCAATCTGCTTTTAATTCATTGAATGGAAAATCTTGTCCTCAATTTGGCGGCCGCTCTTTGCACATTCGTTTCTCAGCTCTTCAACCCACTGGTGAG AGTAAGGTGAATGATTCAATCCCTGTGTCGCTGGTGGCTTCAGAATTAAATATTCCAGGCCTTTGCTTGTTGCCTGACTTCGTCAGTGCAGAAGAAGAGCAG GAATTGCTTGCTGCTGTTGATGCTCAGCCTTGGAAAAATCTTGCTAAAAGAAGGGTTCAACATTATGGATATGAATTTTGTTATGAA ACAAGGAATGTTGATACGAAGAAACAGTTGGGAGAATTTCCGCCTTTTGTTTCTTCTGTACTTGAAAGGATTTTCTCATTTCCACAACTTGGGGAGTCTGCAAATTTGGTCTTGGACCAACTTACT GTTAATGAGTATCCACGTGGGGTGGGCTTGTCCCCACACATTGACACCCATTCGGCTTTTGAAGGATTAATTTTTAGCCTTTCATTAGCAGGGCCTTGCATAATGGAGTTCAGAAGATATTTAGATGGTTCATGGACTCCTACAGCTTCATCAAGTACTGACAGGATAGTTGAAAGTCATGACAATGGCACAAATTTAGTGAGGAGGGCTATCTATCTTCCTCCTCGGTCTATGCTTTTATTATCCAGGGAAGCACGGTATGCTTGGCAGCATTACATTCCACACCATAAG ATTGACAAGGTAAATGACAGTGTCGTAGAAAGGGGTTCAAGAAGAGTATCTTTTACTTTTCGAAAG GTACGAGATTGTCCTTGCCAATGTGAATTTCCTCAATATTGCGATTCTCGGAGATGA